In Chryseobacterium salivictor, the DNA window ACTACAAAAAAAGCCGTTTCATTGAGTTATGAGACGGCTTCTTTTTTATTTACGTTTAATGGGCTTTAGCCAAAACTTAAGTGGAAAGTTTTTTACGATTAAGAATGTCGCTTTATTCTTTGCTCGATAAAAGCTTTTAGAACCGGAGTTTCACTCGTTTCAATTTCCTTTACAGAAGTCATCAAAGTGATTGTTTCCTGTTTTTTTATTTGATTTAGAAAGGATTCCGTTTTGGGATTCTCATCCAGTTCCTTTAAATATTTTTTGCTGAATTCCTTGAAATCAATTTCTTTTCCGTGATAGGATTTCCGTAATTCTGTGGAAGGTGCAATTTCCTTTGCCCATAAATCGATATGGGCATTTTCTTTTTTCATTCCTCTTGGCCAGAGACGGTCGGCAAGAATCCTAAAACCATCTTCCTTTTCAGGCTTGTCGTAGATTCTTTTTTCTAAAATTTTCATCTTTTTAAATTTTATTAAAGTTAATGAAAATGATTTATTG includes these proteins:
- a CDS encoding DUF488 domain-containing protein codes for the protein MKILEKRIYDKPEKEDGFRILADRLWPRGMKKENAHIDLWAKEIAPSTELRKSYHGKEIDFKEFSKKYLKELDENPKTESFLNQIKKQETITLMTSVKEIETSETPVLKAFIEQRIKRHS